In a single window of the Nakaseomyces glabratus chromosome B, complete sequence genome:
- the STE50 gene encoding Ste50p (CAGL0B00858g~Ortholog(s) have SAM domain binding, protein kinase regulator activity), with product MDDSQKTLRQGTLLKDNFDKWTTDEVVQWCGTVLGKDEQEPLFTRIRDNNIDGSVLQELTLQDCKELTDNDLKEAIKLKLWLNKLIDSQLGEDDVPTEDIVVVLKNLHTTVSQKLLDFQSQYSGLRADVVEIMKRSKTAEHGMSSPQLTPSTASSKPSGARTDYFDHGQLRQSPRAKEVRPTLLYNKSTPNSNSNSNSKYHDQIIHANSSLTIPNIKSNLSPIEPLKQLKASKEDSCEKILKNAMVRHNLADQDWKQYVLVISYGDQERILDLAEKPVVIFKNLKRQGLHPSIMLRRRGDFEEVDMSMNGLSSADVTPGGRL from the coding sequence ATGGACGACAGTCAGAAGACCTTGAGGCAAGGCACGCTGCTCAAGGATAACTTTGATAAGTGGACCACAGACGAAGTGGTGCAATGGTGTGGGACTGTGCTTGGAAAGGACGAGCAGGAGCCGCTATTCACTCGTATCAGAGACAATAATATAGACGGCAGTGTGTTGCAGGAGCTCACGCTTCAAGACTGCAAAGAGCTTACCGATAATGACTTGAAAGAGGCTATCAAGCTGAAATTGTGGCTAAACAAGCTTATCGATTCACAATTAGGTGAGGATGACGTGCCTACAGAAGACATAGTTGTAGTATTGAAGAATTTGCATACTACAGTGTCACAGAAATTGCTGGATTTCCAAAGTCAGTACTCCGGTTTGCGAGCAGATGTGGTGGAAATCATGAAGAGATCGAAGACTGCTGAACATGGTATGTCCTCGCCTCAACTAACACCATCAACTGCTTCATCAAAGCCTTCTGGTGCGAGAACAGACTACTTCGATCATGGCCAGCTGCGGCAATCGCCTAGAGCGAAAGAAGTACGCCCCACTTTGCTATACAATAAATCTACACCTAATAGTAATAGCAATAGCAATAGCAAGTATCATGATCAAATTATACATGCCAATTCATCATTAACTATACCCAATATTAAGAGTAATCTCTCCCCAATAGAGCCACTTAAACAATTGAAAGCCTCGAAAGAGGATTCCTGTGAGAAGATACTGAAGAATGCAATGGTAAGGCATAATTTAGCTGATCAAGATTGGAAACAATATGTATTAGTAATATCTTATGGTGATCAAGAACGTATTCTAGACTTAGCTGAAAAACCAGTAGTGATATTtaagaatttgaaaaggcAAGGACTTCATCCTTCTATCATGCTGAGAAGACGGGGTGATTTTGAGGAAGTGGACATGTCCATGAATGGATTGAGCTCTGCTGATGTTACACCTGGTGGACGATTATAA
- the BIK1 gene encoding Bik1p (CAGL0B00924g~Ortholog(s) have microtubule plus-end binding, protein homodimerization activity), with amino-acid sequence MSAYSDKIGCYIQIPNLGRGQLKYVGPVESKPGVFAGVDLLANIGKNDGSFQGRRYFQAEYSQSGLFIQLQKIEHLLENATTESRRESLGNTTFNLDKYNAHEDDNLMSDGVHMSENRVSSNGSTIIRKPLEQNEVHSPTPIRSFRITSRNNNRTPTQGERMDIDSRASDSQTESIIKDYELRIEKQEREILQYRKLLEDQRIVLEEIQPTIDEYENNERRLRSRVQELETELDKQREKFKSQKEFFEAEHEQLLAVVSQLQVAIEENEQKAISRKESLREDTTEITKTIQDLTDEHERARAKWEKEKMQLKMHNDSLSQEYQSLNKELMNMQGQKSNPPTDELNSELTELRTRVRTLESQLQEKSSADTNIQSGAQASQSPSQPESSGSSSSLPVYKPPVKVDPAAGRELWCYLCEKPGHRTTDCPHELKSTNDEFF; translated from the coding sequence ATGAGTGCGTACAGCGACAAGATTGGCTGCTATATACAGATCCCGAATCTGGGTCGAGGGCAATTGAAGTACGTGGGTCCCGTAGAGAGCAAGCCAGGCGTGTTTGCGGGTGTTGATCTGTTGGCGAACATAGGTAAGAACGATGGATCTTTCCAAGGTAGGCGGTATTTTCAGGCGGAGTATTCTCAGAGTGGCCTATTTATCCAGTTGCAGAAGATAGAGCATCTCTTGGAGAATGCCACTACAGAATCCAGACGAGAGTCACTTGGGAACACGACCTTTAATCTAGACAAGTATAATGCGCATGAAGACGATAACCTGATGTCGGATGGGGTACACATGTCTGAGAATCGTGTTAGCAGCAATGGTAGTACGATCATAAGGAAACCTCTCGAACAGAATGAAGTGCACTCGCCGACACCGATTAGAAGTTTCAGGATCACAAGCAGAAACAACAATAGAACTCCTACTCAGGGAGAAAGAATGGATATAGACTCTCGAGCCTCTGATTCCCAGACAGAGAGTATAATTAAGGACTACGAGCTTCGGATCGAGAAACAAGAACGAGAAATATTACAATACAGAAAACTACTCGAGGATCAACGAATTGTTCTAGAAGAAATACAACCCACAATAGATGAGTATGAGAACAATGAACGCCGGTTGAGATCTCGGGTACAGGAACTTGAAACAGAGCTCGATAAGCAACGTGAGAAGTTTAAAAGCCAAAAGGAGTTCTTCGAAGCTGAACATGAGCAACTACTCGCTGTGGTGAGTCAGTTACAAGTAGCTATCGAAGAAAACGaacaaaaagcaatttCTAGAAAGGAATCACTGAGGGAAGATACTACAGAGATCACAAAGACTATACAGGACTTGACAGACGAACACGAACGCGCCAGAGCTAAATgggaaaaggaaaagatgCAGCTTAAGATGCACAACGACAGTCTGAGCCAGGAATACCAATCATTGAACAAAGAACTAATGAATATGCAAGGCCAGAAAAGCAACCCGCCAACTGATGAATTAAATTCAGAATTGACGGAATTGAGAACAAGGGTACGAACTCTAGAATCCCAGTTACAAGAGAAAAGCTCCGCTGATACAAATATTCAAAGCGGTGCCCAAGCTTCACAATCTCCATCCCAGCCCGAATCGTCGGGATCATCAAGCTCGCTGCCAGTATACAAACCTCCGGTGAAGGTTGACCCGGCTGCCGGTAGAGAACTATGGTGCTATCTCTGTGAAAAACCAGGCCATCGTACCACTGATTGTCCTCACGAATTGAAATCTACAAATGATGAATTCTTCTGA
- the MXR2 gene encoding peptide-methionine (R)-S-oxide reductase (CAGL0B00836g~Ortholog(s) have peptide-methionine (R)-S-oxide reductase activity, role in cellular response to oxidative stress and cytosol, mitochondrion, nucleus localization), giving the protein MFALVGRGARYTYLTTNKTTYNKTIKMLFQSKTDKKEWNPELTSEQLHVLKDKGTEAPGTGKYLYNDRTGVYTCANCDAPLYRSETKFDSGCGWPAFNGEIKGALKYKKDFSHGMMRTEIMCAKCGGHLGHEFKGEGWNKRLNLPNDSRHCVNSLSLNFKKEE; this is encoded by the coding sequence ATGTTTGCTCTTGTAGGAAGAGGAGCAAGATATACATATCTAACAACTAACAAAACAACTTATAACAAAACAATCAAAATGCTATTTCAATCTAAGACTGACAAGAAGGAGTGGAACCCTGAATTGACCTCCGAGCAACTACATGTCTTGAAGGACAAGGGCACTGAGGCTCCAGGTACTGGTAAGTACCTGTACAACGATAGAACTGGTGTTTACACCTGTGCCAACTGTGATGCACCTCTGTACCGTAGTGAGACCAAGTTCGACTCTGGATGCGGGTGGCCTGCATTCAACGGGGAGATCAAGGGTGCATTGAAGTACAAGAAGGACTTCAGCCACGGTATGATGAGAACCGAGATTATGTGTGCCAAGTGTGGTGGCCATCTGGGACACGAGTTCAAGGGCGAAGGTTGGAACAAGAGACTCAACTTGCCTAACGACAGCAGACACTGTGTGAACAGTTTGTCCCTGAACTTCAAGAAGGAAGAATAA
- the HIS4 gene encoding trifunctional histidinol dehydrogenase/phosphoribosyl-AMP cyclohydrolase/phosphoribosyl-ATP diphosphatase (CAGL0B00902g~Phosphoribosyl-AMP cyclohydrolase; phosphoribosyl-ATP pyrophosphatase; histidinol dehydrogenase), with amino-acid sequence MVFPILPVFGKDLNLASRPYIKLVNQAVLDYTVSKEDIIKFVKDSQLLFVGTLLSSGKFKDDEVIEILNNGVAVLFIEDHSYAGYLVTEVGIPQERISVLNENVYETHFVIVNKFNAKTQLVPVEEITSSTLSQTLIDSLKTDRADGLYTTLVVDSQERCLGLVYSSKESIQMAINEESGIYYSRSRDEIWVKGATSGNTQKLLSISVDCDGDALKFVVDQQGKDRSFCHLNTESCFGGFTHGLASLEQLLRDRFESAPEGSYTKRLFNDPELLNAKIKEEAEELTEAEDKNEISWEAADLFYFALTKLVANNVSLKDVESNLNMKHLKITRRKGDAKDKFIKKQEPQAQNDEELSSKPIHLNVVKTSNKKEVEAALTRPIQKTSEIMHLVNPIIEGVRSKGDKALIEFTAKFDGVQLQSPVLEAPFPPEYFEGLTEEMKESLDLSIENVRKFHAAQLQTEDLEVETQPGVLCSRFPRPIEKVGLYIPGGTAVLPSTALMLGVPAKVAGCKEIVFASPPRKSDGRVSPEVVYVAEKVGASKIVLAGGAQAVAAMAYGTESVPKVDKILGPGNQFVTAAKMYVQNDTQALCSIDMPAGPSEVLVIADNNADVDFVASDLLSQAEHGIDSQVILVGVELTDDKIQQIQDAVHRQALELPRVDIVRKCIAHSSIIVCDSYQSAFDMSNRYAPEHLILQIENAKDYVKLVDHAGSVFVGAYTPESCGDYSSGTNHTLPTYGYARQYSGANTSTFQKFITAQSITPEGLDNIGRAVMCVAKVEGLDGHRNAVKIRMSKLGLLPKDFN; translated from the coding sequence ATGGTTTTCCCTATACTGCCAGTGTTTGGTAAGGATTTGAATTTGGCCTCGAGACCATATATTAAGCTAGTGAATCAAGCAGTTTTGGATTATACTGTCTCCAAAGAAGACATCATTAAATTTGTAAAGGACTCTCAATTGCTATTTGTAGGTACCCTATTGAGCTCTGGTAAATTTAAGGATGACGAAGTAATTGAGATTCTAAATAATGGGGTTGCTGTCTTGTTTATCGAGGACCATTCATACGCTGGCTACTTGGTCACTGAAGTTGGCATCCCTCAGGAGAGAATCTCTGTGCTAAATGAAAACGTATACGAGACTCACTTTGTTATTGTCAATAAGTTCAATGCAAAGACTCAATTGGTCCcagttgaagaaatcaCCTCCTCAACTCTAAGTCAAACACTGATCGATTCCTTGAAGACTGATCGAGCTGATGGCCTCTATACCACGCTAGTAGTTGACTCTCAGGAACGTTGTCTAGGTCTGGTATACTCTTCAAAGGAGTCCATTCAAATGGCTATTAACGAGGAATCAGGAATCTACTACTCCCGTTCCAGAGATGAAATTTGGGTGAAAGGAGCCACCTCAGGAAATACCCAAAAGCTGCTGTCGATCTCTGTTGACTGTGATGGCGATGCTTTGAagtttgttgttgatcaaCAAGGTAAGGATAGAAGTTTTTGTCACTTGAATACCGAATCATGTTTTGGTGGCTTCACCCATGGCTTAGCTAGTTTAGAGCAATTGCTTAGAGATAGATTTGAAAGTGCCCCAGAAGGCTCCTACACCAAAAGATTATTTAATGATCCCGAATTATTGAACGCTAAGATTAaggaagaagctgaagaatTGACAGAAGCTGAGGATAAGAACGAAATATCATGGGAAGCTGCAGACTTGTTCTACTTCGCTCTAACTAAACTCGTGGCAAACAATGTCAGTCTTAAGGATGTAGAATCCAATCTGAACATGAAGCACTTGAAAATCACCAGAAGAAAGGGTGATGCTAAAGATAAATTTataaagaaacaagaacCGCAAGCTcaaaatgatgaagaattgTCTTCAAAACCTATTCACTTAAACGTAGTCAAAACatcaaataagaaagaagtaGAAGCTGCTTTGACAAGACCAATTCAAAAAACATCCGAAATTATGCACTTGGTCAACCCTATAATTGAAGGTGTTAGGAGTAAAGGTGACAAAGCTTTAATTGAATTCACAGCAAAATTTGATGGTGTCCAACTACAATCTCCCGTTCTAGAAGCACCATTTCCACCAGAATATTTCGAGGGTCTAACTGAAGAAATGAAGGAATCACTAGACTTGTCAATTGAAAATGTTCGCAAATTCCATGCGGCTCAATTACAAACTGAAGATCTAGAAGTTGAAACTCAACCAGGTGTTCTCTGCTCTAGATTCCCAAGACCTATTGAGAAAGTTGGTCTGTATATTCCAGGTGGTACCGCAGTGTTACCAAGTACAGCCCTTATGTTGGGTGTCCCAGCTAAGGTTGCTGGATGTAAAGAAATTGTTTTTGCTTCACCCCCTCGTAAGTCAGATGGCAGAGTTTCTCCAGAAGTTGTGTATGTGGCTGAGAAAGTCGGAGCTTCAAAGATCGTCTTGGCTGGTGGTGCTCAAGCTGTTGCAGCTATGGCCTATGGTACTGAATCTGTTCCAAAAGTTGACAAAATTCTTGGCCCTGGTAACCAGTTTGTTACAGCTGCTAAAATGTATGTGCAAAATGACACACAAGCTCTGTGCTCAATCGATATGCCAGCTGGCCCAAGTGAAGTTCTAGTGATTGCCGATAACAACGCTGATGTTGACTTTGTTGCCAGTGATTTGCTATCACAAGCTGAGCATGGTATTGACTCCCAAGTTATTCTTGTCGGTGTTGAGTTAACTGATGATAAGATCCAGCAGATCCAAGATGCTGTCCACAGACAAGCTTTGGAACTACCTCGTGTAGACATTGTTCGTAAATGTATTGCTCACAGTTCTATCATTGTTTGTGATAGTTATCAGTCTGCCTTTGATATGTCTAACAGATACGCTCCTGAGCACTTGATATTGCAAATTGAGAATGCCAAGGATTACGTTAAGCTGGTTGATCACGCTGGGAGTGTTTTTGTGGGTGCTTACACACCAGAGTCGTGTGGTGATTATTCCAGTGGTACAAACCACACTTTACCAACATATGGGTATGCCAGACAGTATAGCGGAGCTAATACATCTACTTTCCAGAAATTCATCACCGCACAGAGCATTACACCTGAAGGTCTAGACAATATTGGACGCGCTGTGATGTGTGTTGCAAAAGTCGAAGGTCTAGATGGTCATAGAAATGCTGTGAAGATTAGAATGTCCAAGTTGGGATTGCTTCCAAAGGACTTCAACTAA
- the LSB5 gene encoding Lsb5p (CAGL0B00814g~Ortholog(s) have role in actin cortical patch localization, actin filament organization, endocytosis and actin cortical patch, cytosol, mitotic spindle pole body localization), producing the protein MGFLTDHPYTAVTANIDRVVSNREYSLEVELAEIVDLIGFRNTVNQEEAARALRKKLKYGSKVQQSRSLDLLDLLLSQELKFGVIYNDDKLLDRLEVIALNRDTDGNGVKYNPAIVSKAAKYEIQWYEHIASIGKKRSKTFGRLAELGSRVKREYRHKQSSSPRRRADRRNAFLDDEADPFESLEDDNVTTERNRGNASTDADRLYRIPQIDIRKHAPKIKLIISDALAASVALKHSLLTLPADKYSTDDMEATDNFIKARKIRKKVLAYLQVVTEGEFLGSLIQANDELVASLTEYDEKSDKAEHDTREDRNDGNDSDDVNESVDYEYSDDDADEVSRADHSIYSVPQSTASNPFGDQNHL; encoded by the coding sequence ATGGGGTTTCTAACGGATCATCCCTATACTGCGGTTACCGCAAACATTGACCGTGTGGTCAGCAATCGGGAGTACTCTCTGGAGGTTGAATTGGCAGAGATAGTCGACCTGATAGGGTTCAGGAACACCGTCAACCAGGAAGAAGCGGCGCGTGCACTGCGGAAGAAGCTCAAGTATGGGTCGAAAGTACAGCAATCGCGGTCCCTGGACCTGCTGGACTTGCTGTTATCCCAGGAACTGAAGTTCGGTGTAATTTACAATGACGATAAACTGCTGGATAGGCTGGAAGTCATTGCATTGAACCGTGATACCGACGGTAACGGTGTCAAGTACAACCCTGCCATTGTTAGCAAAGCTGCCAAGTACGAGATACAGTGGTATGAACATATAGCCTCCATAGGCAAGAAGAGATCGAAGACTTTTGGAAGGCTAGCTGAGCTCGGTAGCAGAGTTAAAAGAGAGTACCGACACAAGCAGAGCTCTTCTCCAAGAAGGAGAGCCGATAGAAGAAACGCATTTTTGGATGACGAGGCAGATCCGTTTGAAAGTTTGGAGGACGATAACGTAACCACAGAGAGAAACAGAGGCAACGCTTCTACAGACGCGGATCGCCTCTACAGAATACCACAAATTGATATCAGAAAGCACGCACCAAAGATTAAACTGATTATCAGCGATGCATTGGCCGCCTCAGTGGCCCTTAAGCACTCCCTATTGACGTTGCCTGCAGACAAATACTCTACTGACGATATGGAGGCTACAGATAACTTCATCAAGGCTAGAAAGATTAGAAAGAAGGTGTTGGCATACTTACAAGTGGTTACAGAAGGGGAATTCCTGGGCAGTTTGATCCAAGCAAATGATGAATTGGTTGCATCTCTTACTGAGTATGATGAGAAGAGTGACAAAGCTGAGCACGACACTCGTGAGGACAGAAACGATGGCAACGACAGTGACGACGTCAATGAATCTGTAGATTATGAATACAGCGATGATGATGCGGATGAAGTTAGCAGGGCAGACCATTCCATTTACTCGGTTCCTCAGTCAACGGCTTCCAATCCATTTGGAGACCAAAATCATTTGTAG
- the RRP7 gene encoding Rrp7p (CAGL0B00880g~Ortholog(s) have role in rRNA processing, ribosomal small subunit assembly and CURI complex, UTP-C complex, cytosol localization) — translation MSTEKKSAKNVSSIDAMKNGFIVLPFKLPEESSLKGIAERSFHYIFARKHQTKLDEEKNCLFLVNLPLLANLDSLKKAFNNILERDNSVAHIEQLLHNDEFGLREVDLSPLTSDLMSSEDSNKERFTPRNTALLKFVDEASLNNCWSSIKKYSTNSHKKSNYITWEYSSPSISTFTNFYKPLSIDYLKEDIHSYMSVFEERERQAQGDIQTSIVDEDGFTLVVGKNTKSLNSIKKKILNRNPLSKHENKVKPPSAVDKKAKQDFYRFQVRERKKQEINELLSKFKEDQAKIKVMKDKKKFNPYAQ, via the coding sequence ATGAGCACTGAGAAGAAATCTGCGAAAAATGTATCTTCCATAGATGCCATGAAAAATGGGTTCATTGTACTACCGTTCAAGTTACCAGAAGAGAGCTCATTAAAAGGTATTGCTGAGAGATCGTTCCACTACATATTTGCCAGGAAACATCAAACAAAACTAGACGAAGAGAAAAATTGCTTGTTTTTGGTTAACTTACCATTGTTAGCCAATCTTGATAGTCTCAAGAAAGCATTCAACAACATACTTGAGAGAGACAACTCAGTAGCACACATTGAACAGCTACTACATAACGATGAGTTTGGTCTACGTGAGGTCGATTTGTCGCCATTAACTTCTGATTTGATGTCATCGGAAGATAgtaacaaagaaagattCACTCCAAGAAACACTGCATTGCTGAAATTTGTCGATGAGGCAAGTCTGAATAACTGTTGGTCCTCCATCAAGAAATATAGCACTAACTCGCacaaaaaatcaaattacATCACATGGGAGTACAGTTCACCTTCAATTTCTACATTTACAAATTTTTACAAGCCATTAAGCATTGATTACCTTAAGGAGGATATTCATTCATACATGTcagtatttgaagaaaggGAAAGACAAGCTCAAGGAGATATACAAACATCCATTGTGGATGAAGACGGCTTCACTCTGGTAGTGGGTAAGAATACAAAATCTCTAAACTCTattaagaagaagattctGAATAGGAATCCACTATCAAAGCACGAGAATAAAGTAAAACCACCATCTGCGGTTGATAAGAAAGCAAAACAAGATTTCTATAGATTTCAAGTCAGAGAGCGTAAGAAGCAAGAAATTAACGAACTTCTTTCGAAATTTAAAGAAGATCAAGCTAAGATTAAAGTTAtgaaagataaaaagaaattcaacCCATATGCTCAATGA
- the SRO9 gene encoding Sro9p (CAGL0B00792g~Ortholog(s) have mRNA binding activity, role in cytoplasmic translation and cytoplasmic stress granule, polysome localization), translated as MSAEVVTEVPQETKKEVKKELIPAPAPVTSPWKSTATAESMPELKVAELLEETRKRKNKSPQPAIKSSANTKWVPIQVSITVSNNVNSNNNRKNNNRKTRQTPKRAPSGPSNSNQQAKQSTPNSESKQNQQQQEAPQQTQNEKPVAPSMAEAKKTEEIASEQPQSQQSQTTQKPYTNQRRRYNNSPNTHTTKQFRPSSNNSNSTFNNGEAPRHPQHNNRYNKHSNRAQYSGYRSHNHHYNNRYQNRQMVKIDQSFYPLQPAMMAINNVARQIEYYFSADNMNKDEFLKTKLSKDGYAPLELISKFYRLVNMSFGGDQNIILAALREIVNNAEATVEVAIAGEQSSETEQAESLLTKYYIRSKEFSQWVPETVTNEFVAETILTEGSLERFMAQVITPPPRSYNHHKTTPENQTEDESSKESNEGETEKSDESVVQQPESSSTEEQ; from the coding sequence ATGTCCGCTGAAGTTGTTACCGAAGTACCACAAGAGACGAAGAAGGAGGTCAAGAAGGAACTGATCCCTGCTCCTGCTCCAGTGACCTCTCCATGGAAGTCCACGGCTACCGCGGAGTCCATGCCAGAGTTGAAAGTTGCTGAGCTCTTGGAAGAAAccagaaagagaaagaacaaGTCGCCACAGCCTGCCATAAAGTCTTCGGCGAACACCAAGTGGGTTCCTATCCAGGTCTCAATCACAGTGTCAAATAACGtgaacagcaacaacaacagaaagaacaacaacagaaaGACTCGTCAAACACCAAAGAGAGCTCCTTCTGGCCCTTCCAACTCGAACCAACAGGCAAAACAATCTACTCCAAATAGCGAATCCAAGCAAaaccaacaacaacaggAGGCTCCACAACAGACTCAAAATGAGAAGCCTGTGGCTCCAAGCATGGCAGAAGCTAAGAAGACTGAAGAAATTGCATCCGAACAACCACAATCACAACAATCCCAAACCACTCAAAAACCATACACtaatcaaagaagaagatacaACAACAGTCCAAACACTCACACAACGAAGCAATTTAGACCATCTTCGAATAACAGCAATAGCACCTTCAACAACGGCGAAGCCCCTCGTCACCCACAGCACAACAACCGTTACAACAAACACTCAAACCGTGCTCAATACTCCGGATACCGTTCTCACAACCATCATTACAACAACAGATACCAGAACCGCCAAATGGTAAAGATTGATCAATCTTTCTACCCACTACAGCCAGCTATGATGGCCATCAACAACGTTGCTAGACAAATCGAATATTACTTCAGTGCTGATAACATGAATAAGGATGAATTTCTTAAGACTAAGTTGTCCAAGGACGGTTATGCTCCTCTAGAACTGATATCCAAGTTTTATAGATTGGTTAACATGTCCtttggtggtgatcaaAATATCATTCTAGCTGCTTTGAGAGAGATTGTAAACAACGCCGAAGCTACTGTCGAAGTTGCCATTGCTGGTGAGCAATCTTCTGAAACAGAACAAGCCGAATCTTTATTGACCAAATACTACATTCGCTCAAAGGAATTTTCCCAATGGGTTCCAGAGACCGTTACTAATGAATTTGTCGCCGAAACCATCTTAACTGAAGGCTCTCTAGAAAGGTTCATGGCCCAAGTGATAACCCCACCACCCAGATCTTATAACCACCATAAGACCACCCCAGAAAACCAAACTGAGGATGAATCCAGTAAAGAATCCAACGAAGGAGAAACCGAGAAGTCTGACGAATCCGTTGTGCAACAGCCTGAATCATCATCAACTGAAGAACAATAA
- the RNQ1 gene encoding prion domain-containing protein RNQ1 (CAGL0B00946g~Ortholog(s) have cytosol localization): MSSVDELIGQAERDIENGEHGNAISNLTRAAQSDPDERQMSMIERLLGMLVDYVRSRDGNGGDGSRDGSRDIGSGSGERGMGDSMMSALMSSSGGSSQAQLGKLALLGTMMGSGSGKQQSQGQGFNWGSALSLFSGQSGKQSAANAGTGALLASLASSYFKGSGSKPQQQQQQQGGSYGQQYGGNYQQHQPQQQESSTFSSIASMASNYFNKPQQGQGNGYGNQNQNAGSNQGHQNYGQNQGYNNQGQGSHGYGQNEYSNDGYGQSRPPQQQNQESGTFSSIMNMASSYMHKNDGQGQGRPPSNQYSNNGGGYGHGDGAYSNQSQNYGSNQNYGSNQNYGSNQNYSQPNHNQGYGNQEYGYNQGNDNYGRPQQQRPNNDNGEGFNFQGHFSNRY; the protein is encoded by the coding sequence ATGTCCTCTGTTGATGAACTTATTGGACAGGCCGAAAGGGATATTGAAAACGGAGAGCATGGCAATGCCATCTCCAACTTGACCAGAGCAGCACAGTCTGACCCTGATGAGAGGCAGATGTCCATGATCGAGAGGCTGTTGGGTATGCTTGTAGATTATGTGAGATCTAGGGATGGTAACGGTGGCGATGGGTCTCGCGATGGCTCCCGCGATATTGGATCGGGCTCCGGGGAGCGTGGTATGGGGGACTCTATGATGAGCGCTTTGATGTCCAGCTCGGGTGGTTCCTCGCAAGCGCAGCTTGGTAAGCTTGCTCTTTTGGGTACTATGATGGGATCCGGTAGTGGCAAACAGCAGAGTCAAGGCCAGGGCTTCAACTGGGGCTCAGCATTGTCTTTGTTCTCTGGACAAAGTGGGAAACAGAGTGCGGCAAATGCTGGTACTGGTGCATTGTTAGCATCCTTGGCATCCAGTTACTTTAAAGGATCGGGATCTAAACctcaacagcagcagcagcagcaagGTGGTTCTTACGGGCAACAATATGGTGGTAACTACCAACAGCATCAGCCACAACAACAGGAATCGAGCACATTCTCCTCGATTGCATCAATGGCAAGCAACTACTTCAATAAACCGCAACAAGGCCAAGGTAATGGATATGgtaatcaaaatcaaaatgcCGGCAGTAACCAGGGACATCAAAACTACGGTCAGAATCAAGGATATAACAATCAAGGACAAGGTAGCCACGGTTATGGTCAGAACGAATACTCAAACGATGGTTATGGACAATCTAGGCCAcctcaacaacaaaatcaaGAGTCAGGTACATTCTCATCTATTATGAACATGGCTAGCTCTTACATGCACAAAAACGATGGTCAAGGGCAAGGAAGACCACCAAGCAATCAGTATAGTAacaatggtggtggttATGGCCATGGTGATGGCGCTTACAGCAATCAATCTCAAAATTATGGCTCTAATCAAAATTATGGCTCTAATCAAAACTATGGTTCTAATCAAAATTATTCTCAGCCTAACCACAATCAAGGTTATGGCAATCAAGAGTATGGTTACAATCAAGGAAATGACAACTATGGGCGCCCACAGCAACAAAGAccaaataatgataatggCGAGGGCTTTAACTTTCAAGGACATTTCTCAAACAGATACTAG